The following is a genomic window from Brucella pseudogrignonensis.
CGATGTTCAATTTGCCATTATGCGCCATAAAGCAGAACGGTTGCGGCATCGATGGATGCTGATCAGTATTGGTCGAAAGCCGCGTATGAAATAGATCGTGTGGTTTGCGTGATCACTATCGACCAGAATTAGGCGATATTTTCCACATCACCGTGATCAAACTCGCAAGCATTTTAATACCCACGATCAGGTAAGAATTTGCGTCACCGATCGTGTAGCTGAAATCATCATGGGTACAAACTGGCGGGTGATGGTATTTTCATCATAGCGCAGGTTAGACGCAGCGAGCACCACGGCAGCAGTCGTGTGACCATCAGGCAAATGGATTGGTGCGGCCAAGGCGATATCATTGGCGTAAACCTGCTCTACCGCAATCGCAAATCCGCGCTGACGGGTCTCATAAACCCGCTGCCATATCTGTTCGGGCTCGAAGATCGTTTTAGGCGTATAAGCGCGCAAGTCACTTCGCGCGAGGATATCGTTAATTTGCTCATCCTGTAATCCGGCGAGAAAAACCAATCCCGCAGCAGAGCAATAAGCGGGAAGCTTGCTTCCAACGATCACATCGTTGTCGAGTGTATTCGCGGACAGATAGCGGGCCAGATAAATAATATCGGTGTCATCGCGCAACGTCAGAGAGATTGTCTCTCCCGTACTGCGATTAAGATGCATCAAATATGGATGCGCACGCTGCACCAACTGGCTGGATCGCGTATAGCGGTAACCCATATTCAGCGACTTGGCTGAAAGCTCATACGTCTTCGAATTTGGTACTTTTTGAAGATAACCAAGGTATAGCAAAGTATGTGCAAAGCGCTGCGCAGCAGAGCGGTCAATGCCCGCGCGCTGGGCAAGCTGAGTCAACGTTTGACGAGAATTAACCGCATCAAAAGTCTCGAGAACGCGAAACGCCTTTTCGACGGCCCGAACCAGCATTGGATCGTCATGTTCTTCGTCGTGATGCGCCATTTCAAGCCGTCCCTCCGCCTTGTACTAAGGCACCCCCGATATCATGCATCTAGGCAATAATAATCACTTGATAGGAATTAGTTACAGAATTTTTCATTGTCCCAAAGCAATATATCTGAGCCGAAATGCTTGCCAAATCGCAAAAGGTGCCGAGAACGGCACCTTTCTTTACAAAGATCAAAAATCAGAAACGAACACCTTCAGAAATCACGGAAGTATCCATTCCCGCATCCTTGAAGCCTTCAATTAGCAAAGGAACAATTGCCTGACTTGCGCGGTTTTCTTCTGCCCACTTCTGAAGAAATGCCTGAACGCGACCATCTTCATCGATACGTGTTGCCGCTGAAACAGGAATGCCATGCGGTGGTGTCGGAACCGTATAGCTGGAGAACACAGCTGGAGCGGTCGAGAATGTTTTGACGCAAATCGGCAGCTCCTGGATCATGTAATCTGCACGACCGGACTGAACGGCCATGATGGCTTCGCTCATTTCCTTCAAGCTCATAATCTTGGCTTTTGGCATGCTTTCTTTAATGAAGTTGGTCTGCGCTGTACCCGTCACCATAGCAAAAGTGACGTCTGGGTTGTTATATTCTTCCCAAGTGGCCATTGGTTGTTTCGCTTTTGAGCCAATCACGCAATCAGACATCTGCCAAACAGGACCAGCCATGGCCAGCGCCTTTTTGCGCTCTTCCGTAGCAGTCATTCCCGGGAAAATATCGAGACGGCCAGATTGCAGGTCGAGAACGATGCTCTGCCACGTGACTTCACGCCATTTGAGCTTGAGGTCTTTACCCATAGCCTTGCCAAGATCAGCAGCCATCTGACGACAAACGCGCGGGCCATAGCCAGCATATTCGAGCTCGCCACCAACATGAAAGGACGTTGGTGGGTAGTTACGGACACCGCCGCAAACAACTTCACCGGTGCGTTCAATCTTGTCCCATACAGATTCAGCCATAGCTGGCACACTGGCAACGGCTGCCGAACAGGCCAACAATGCAGCTGCGATCATCCTCATCATGTCGATATTCCCTTCGTTTGCTCTTCTATAGAGAGCTTTAATTTAACCAACAGCAGCATGTATTTTTCTGTCAGAACAAAACAAGCGAAAACTTTGTTTTTTGCACTTTAAGCCTGATAAAACCGTAATTAGACGGTCATTTATTAATTAAATATCGTATAATGATTTAAAGTAATCGCTATACGATTAAATCAGCATTTTTATCTTGAAAATGCTTTTCAGTGATTCCGAATCGCGCTAGCGCTTAAGAAAAAGACCGCCTGATCGGGAATGAACACGGTCGCAAAATGGGAGTGCATGCAAATGTACCAATTTGACTGGTCCGTTATTCTTGACGGGCAATTGTGGCTTAACGCAATCGGTGTAACCATTGCTTATGCGGTTGTAACGTCGCTCGCAGGCCTTCTCATCGGCATCATTCTTGGGCTTGCTCTGGTGTCGCGGATACCTGTGCTCAAGTGGCTTATAAATGCCTATATCCACTTGTTCCGCTGTACGCCTCTGCTGGTTCAGATTGTTTGGTTCTTTTATGCCCTGCCAATGTTGACTGGCTATACCTTGCCAGATTGGTTTGCCGCTGGCCTGGGTCTGACACTCTATATGGGCGCATTTGCAGCCGAAATTTTCCGCGCAGGCGTTATCTCCATAGACCGTGGCCAATGGGAAGCATCAACTGTGCTTGGCTTCTCCTACGTCACGAAGATGCGCCACATCATTCTACCCCAAGCAACACGCAGAATGATCCCTCCAATCGTAAGTCAGACAATTCTGCAGCTTAAAAACACGTCTCTTCTGTCTGTCGTTGCCGTGCCTGACATTATGTATGCGGCGGGTAGCCTGACGATGGAAACCTACAGGCCTCTGGAAGTCTACACATTCGCAGCACTGCTATATCTCGTCATTCTGACACCCGTAACTTTGATCGCCAATCGCTTTGAAATCAAACACTAGGGGTGCGTCATGATTAATGTAAAAAATCTGCGAAAAACATTTGGTACGCATGAAGTTCTCAAGGGAATTGATCTCGCGGTAAATCGCGGTGATGTAGCCGTTCTTATTGGCCCATCCGGTTGTGGAAAATCGACCCTGCTCCGCTGTCTTGATTTGCTTGAGCAGCCAACTGAAGGTCGTATTGAAATCGCGGGTAAGAGCCTCGAGTTTACACCCAAGAGTAAATTCTCCGAACGGGTACAGGCTGATTTTCGCGCGAAAACAGGCATGGTCTTTCAGGGCTTTCACCTGTTCCCGCATATGACGGTCTTGCAGAACGTTATGTCAGGGCCGCTGCTCAACAAGCTCAAAACCAAGCAGCAATCCAAAGAGCTGGCGATGTCGCTGCTTAAGCGCGTCGGACTGGCCGATAAGATCGATCTCTACCCTCAACAAATTTCAGGCGGGCAAGCACAACGTGTTGCAATCGCACGCGCACTGGCATTGGAGCCGGAAGTCATGTTGTTTGATGAGCCGACATCCGCCCTTGATCCTGAACTCGTCGGGGAAGTTCTCGATGTGATGCAGGGACTAGCAGCCGATGGAACAACCATGATCGTGGTGACACACGAAATGAGCTTCGCGCGCAATGTGGCATCAAAGGTCATCTTCATGGAAGGCGGACATGTCGTCGAGACGGGCGCACCAGACGACGTCTTGCGTAACCCGCAAACTGATCGGCTGAAGTCCTTCCTGTCCAAGGTCGAACATTAATTACATCCAATAAAAATGGGACATTTGATCATGAAACATTCTGACTTGCAGGGTATGTATCCTGCAATTCCGACACCGCTGACTGATGATGGAAAACTCGATGTCGCGAAACTGGAAACCCTGATCGAATTCAACCTGGCTGGCGGAGCAAAGGGACTTGCACCGATTGGCGGTACAGGCGAATTTACGGCCTTGTCGTCAGAAACACGCCTTGCTGTCGTTCGCGAAACTGTTCGTATCGTCAATGGTAGGGTTCCGGTTGTTGCTGGCGTTGTGTCCCCCGGTTGGGCAGAAGCTGTTGAACATGGAAAGGCATTTAAGGAAGCGGGTGCGGACGCTCTTCTTCTGGTAACGCCTTTCTATGTCATTCCAAGCCAACAGGGCGTCATTGACTATTTCCACGCCTATCGTCAGACAGTCGATCTGCCTATTGTTTACTACGATGTCCCTTCTCGCACGAGCTTTGTGACGGCTGTTGAAACACTCAAAACATTGGGTGAAGACGGAACGATCATCGGCGCCAAAATCTGCAATACCGATGCCTATTACTTCAATCGCTTATCGGCAGCGATTGGCGACAAGATTGCTCTGCTTTCCGGCGATGACATGATGTATGCCGTGCATATCATGTATGGCGCGACGGGCGGAATACTTGCCAGCGCGCCGATGTTGCCAGCATTCTGGACCCGTATTCACGACACGCTTATCAGCGGCAACTATGCTGAGGGTATTGCGCTGCATCGTCAGCTACTTCCGACTTTTGCAGCACTTTTCAACGAAGTGAACCCTGGTCCGCTCAAGTCCATGATGGCTGATCTCGGCATGCCTGTCGGTCCGGTTTCATTGCCGCTTAGAGCGCCGAATGAGACAACCCTCAGCCTTATTTCCAAGGCTATTGAAGGTCTGAAAGCGCAAGGGATCGCGTAAGCATGGCAGGCGGGGCGGAGTTTCTGGATTTTGCAGAGGCGAGAGAAAAGGCGAGGTCTTTTCTCCCCCGCGCTCTATTTGATTATATTGATCGGGGCACGGAAGCGGAAGACGCGATAGCAGCACTTCATCGTGGCTTCCAGGCAAAACGCATCGTCCCCCATGTGCTGCGCCCCGTCGCGTCACCGGCCCTATCAACAAGCTATCTTGGTCACGATCATAGTTGCCCCTTCGTGATTGCTCCTACCGCGCTGGCAGGTATGGTTCGATATAATGGCGAGGTCGTTATGGCGCGCGCAGCAAAAGCTGCGGGCCTGCCATTTGTTGTCGCTACCCAATCATCAACAAGCATTGAGCATATTTCGGACGGTGCACCGGGGAGCGAACTTTGGTTTCAGCTCTATGTGTGGAATGATCGCAACGAGACATGGAAACTGCTGGAACGCGTAAAATCATGTGGCGTCGAAACACTCGTCCTAACGGTGGATACACCCGCATCACCCAAGAAAATTCATAACCGGCGCAATGGCTTTGGTGTTCCGTTGCAACCCTCCGCCACTCTGGCGCTCGACTTGATGGCTCATCCACGCTGGACACTTGGCGTTATGGGACGCTATGCGCTCGGCAATGGCTTCCCTTCCTACGCACATTATCCCGGCGCAGTCGCGAAAGCCGTTACGCAATCCATTCGCGATCCGCGCTTCGCATTGGATATGGTTCTAGACCTTGAATTTCTCAAAGAGCTTCGTCGCCAATGGCCACATAAGCTTGTCATCAAAGGTGTCATGGCGGTTAGCGATGCAGTCGCTATGTTTGAAGCAGGCTGCGATGGGGTCGTTGTGTCGGCGCATGGTGGCCGCAATATGGACAGCGCAGCGCTTCCTTTGGAAGTTCTTCCAAGAATACGCGATGCCGTTGGTCCTGATAAAACGCTTTTTTCAGATAGCGGCGTCAGACGTGGTTCGGATGCAGCCAAGTTACTCGCAGCAGGTGCTGACGGTGTATTCTTAGGGCGCGCGCCACTCTATGGACTTGCTGCTGATGGGAGCGATGGCGTTGTTCGCATAGTCGACCAGCTCCGCGATGAGCTTCGATCATTTCTCGCTTTCGCAGGTGCTCCCACCATTCCAGATCTTCGACAATCTGAGTGGATTGGTTAGCAATCCAAACTTTTGTCCAGACAGCTCTTTTTCAGGCCAGTTTCATGCAGTTCAAGTCCGATAATAATGATCAATTACTCGCAACCCTGCGCGAGGTGATTGGCGATCAGTATGTGATGACAGATGCGCACGATACTGAGCCCTATCTTACCGATTGGCGGGGTTACGAAACAGGCAACGCACTTGCTGTTGTTTTCCCTGCGACGACTGAAGAAGTATCGCAACTATTGCGTATCGCAGCGGATTATAAATGTTGCGTGGTTCCTCAGGGAGGGAATACAGGCCTGGTGCAAGGCGCAATCCCGGTAGGGCAAAGCCGTGCAATTGTTATCGGCCTTCGCCGGTTGGATCGTATCCGCGAAATTGATAAAGCGTCCAATATTGTTGTACTGGAAGCTGGTGTTACCCTTTCAGCCGGACACGATGCTGCTGCACGTGTTGACCGCCGTATCCCGCTGCATCTTGGCAGTGAGGGCAGCGCACAAATCGGTGGCCTCGCAGCTACAAATGCTGGTGGCACAAGCGCTCTGCGCTATGGCCCAATCCGCGAGTTGATTTGCGGTATTGAGGTTGTTTTGCCAGATGGTCGTATTTTCAGCGACTTAAAAGCGCTGCGCAAAAACAACACGGGCTACGATCTGAAAAACTTATTCATCGGATCCGAAGGCACGCTCGGCGTCATCACCGCTGTCGCTTTGCGTATGCAGCCTGTTTTGCGCTCATCAGGCCATGCATGGATTGCACTGCCCAGTCTTGAAACAGCCGTCGAGATTCTAATCGGAATACAAGACCGCTTTGACAGTGCCGTACAAGCTGTCGAGCTTTTGTCCGGCAATCAGGTTGACCTCGTTTTGCAGCATATACCGCGCTCCCGCCACCCACTGGAAAGCCGCCCTGAATGGTCACTTCTGGTAGAATTGGGAAGCACGGATCCCAAAGCTGATCTGCACAATGCCCTTGAAGAATGGCTTAGCGAGCTATTTGAGGAAGGCATTGTCGAGGATGCATTCATCGCGCAAAGCGATGCTCAGGCCGCCGATATCTGGCATTTGCGGCATTCGGTTTCTGAAGCAAATAAGCTCGAAGGTCATAGTCTTTCGCACGATATCGCCGTTCGTCCAGCACTGGTTCCCGAGCTGATTGAGCGGGCAACCGACGCAGTTCACGAGTTGCACCC
Proteins encoded in this region:
- a CDS encoding alpha-hydroxy acid oxidase, which produces MAGGAEFLDFAEAREKARSFLPRALFDYIDRGTEAEDAIAALHRGFQAKRIVPHVLRPVASPALSTSYLGHDHSCPFVIAPTALAGMVRYNGEVVMARAAKAAGLPFVVATQSSTSIEHISDGAPGSELWFQLYVWNDRNETWKLLERVKSCGVETLVLTVDTPASPKKIHNRRNGFGVPLQPSATLALDLMAHPRWTLGVMGRYALGNGFPSYAHYPGAVAKAVTQSIRDPRFALDMVLDLEFLKELRRQWPHKLVIKGVMAVSDAVAMFEAGCDGVVVSAHGGRNMDSAALPLEVLPRIRDAVGPDKTLFSDSGVRRGSDAAKLLAAGADGVFLGRAPLYGLAADGSDGVVRIVDQLRDELRSFLAFAGAPTIPDLRQSEWIG
- a CDS encoding IclR family transcriptional regulator, giving the protein MAHHDEEHDDPMLVRAVEKAFRVLETFDAVNSRQTLTQLAQRAGIDRSAAQRFAHTLLYLGYLQKVPNSKTYELSAKSLNMGYRYTRSSQLVQRAHPYLMHLNRSTGETISLTLRDDTDIIYLARYLSANTLDNDVIVGSKLPAYCSAAGLVFLAGLQDEQINDILARSDLRAYTPKTIFEPEQIWQRVYETRQRGFAIAVEQVYANDIALAAPIHLPDGHTTAAVVLAASNLRYDENTITRQFVPMMISATRSVTQILT
- a CDS encoding amino acid ABC transporter ATP-binding protein, encoding MINVKNLRKTFGTHEVLKGIDLAVNRGDVAVLIGPSGCGKSTLLRCLDLLEQPTEGRIEIAGKSLEFTPKSKFSERVQADFRAKTGMVFQGFHLFPHMTVLQNVMSGPLLNKLKTKQQSKELAMSLLKRVGLADKIDLYPQQISGGQAQRVAIARALALEPEVMLFDEPTSALDPELVGEVLDVMQGLAADGTTMIVVTHEMSFARNVASKVIFMEGGHVVETGAPDDVLRNPQTDRLKSFLSKVEH
- a CDS encoding dihydrodipicolinate synthase family protein, producing MKHSDLQGMYPAIPTPLTDDGKLDVAKLETLIEFNLAGGAKGLAPIGGTGEFTALSSETRLAVVRETVRIVNGRVPVVAGVVSPGWAEAVEHGKAFKEAGADALLLVTPFYVIPSQQGVIDYFHAYRQTVDLPIVYYDVPSRTSFVTAVETLKTLGEDGTIIGAKICNTDAYYFNRLSAAIGDKIALLSGDDMMYAVHIMYGATGGILASAPMLPAFWTRIHDTLISGNYAEGIALHRQLLPTFAALFNEVNPGPLKSMMADLGMPVGPVSLPLRAPNETTLSLISKAIEGLKAQGIA
- a CDS encoding FAD-binding oxidoreductase; translation: MQFKSDNNDQLLATLREVIGDQYVMTDAHDTEPYLTDWRGYETGNALAVVFPATTEEVSQLLRIAADYKCCVVPQGGNTGLVQGAIPVGQSRAIVIGLRRLDRIREIDKASNIVVLEAGVTLSAGHDAAARVDRRIPLHLGSEGSAQIGGLAATNAGGTSALRYGPIRELICGIEVVLPDGRIFSDLKALRKNNTGYDLKNLFIGSEGTLGVITAVALRMQPVLRSSGHAWIALPSLETAVEILIGIQDRFDSAVQAVELLSGNQVDLVLQHIPRSRHPLESRPEWSLLVELGSTDPKADLHNALEEWLSELFEEGIVEDAFIAQSDAQAADIWHLRHSVSEANKLEGHSLSHDIAVRPALVPELIERATDAVHELHPDARIHIVSHIGDGNVHFIAHFKHDQWTNFENPKRVTSEIMTRVHNVVDELNGTFSAEHGIGRKLTAELNLRTDPVRMELMRSVRHLLDPSKILNPDSVIANET
- a CDS encoding transporter substrate-binding domain-containing protein, whose translation is MMRMIAAALLACSAAVASVPAMAESVWDKIERTGEVVCGGVRNYPPTSFHVGGELEYAGYGPRVCRQMAADLGKAMGKDLKLKWREVTWQSIVLDLQSGRLDIFPGMTATEERKKALAMAGPVWQMSDCVIGSKAKQPMATWEEYNNPDVTFAMVTGTAQTNFIKESMPKAKIMSLKEMSEAIMAVQSGRADYMIQELPICVKTFSTAPAVFSSYTVPTPPHGIPVSAATRIDEDGRVQAFLQKWAEENRASQAIVPLLIEGFKDAGMDTSVISEGVRF
- a CDS encoding amino acid ABC transporter permease, which produces MYQFDWSVILDGQLWLNAIGVTIAYAVVTSLAGLLIGIILGLALVSRIPVLKWLINAYIHLFRCTPLLVQIVWFFYALPMLTGYTLPDWFAAGLGLTLYMGAFAAEIFRAGVISIDRGQWEASTVLGFSYVTKMRHIILPQATRRMIPPIVSQTILQLKNTSLLSVVAVPDIMYAAGSLTMETYRPLEVYTFAALLYLVILTPVTLIANRFEIKH